The nucleotide window TGCCACCATTGGGGGAATTGCGAGCTATGCAGCCGCAGGGATCGGGGTGCTGATCTATTTTGGCGTTTTCGCGCTCTTGCGGCGAGCCTTTTCCCCCCTATGGCTGGGCGTTCTCCGAGTCGTCGACTCCTTGGAGCGGTTAGCCCTGCCGAGTTTTCCCGCGTTGTCGCCTCTGTTCCTGGCAAGTGTCGGTTTCCTTCTGCTGTGCATCGCCGTGTTTGACCACTTCCTCGCGCAGCGGCTCCGGCCTCGGTGAGGCCGGGGTCGTTCTGTCCCGCAAAGAAAGTGGTTGCTTTTTGCCCACCAATTGCGTACCATTTACGCTGAAGGTAGTAGGAGGCCATTCGATGGCCGTGCCGTCGGGAGCACGCCACGTGCGGAGGTGCCATGCGCAGAGGGTTCTGTCGTCTTGTCTGGTTTGTGTGGGGGATGCTGATGGTCGGATGTCATGAGCGGGTGAGCCAGCCGTTGGCGCTGTATGTGTCGCCTGAGGGGAACGATTCCTGGTCTGGACGCAGGGCGCAGGCATCCCGTGCGGGGGACGATGGGCCTTTTGCGACGCTGGAGCGGGCCCGTGAAGAGGTGCGGACGCTACGCCAAGGAGGAAAGGCTCCCGCCGGAGGGGTCACCATATTTTTGCGCGGGGGCGACTACTGCTTGACCAAGACTTTTGAGTTGACAGCGAAGGATTCCGGCTGCGCGACAGGGCGCGTGGTGTGGAGAAGCTATCCGGGAGATACCGCGCGCCTGGTAGGGGGAAGAAACCTGAGGGAATGGCGCCCTGTTCAAGACTCGCAGGTCGCGGCCTGCCTGGGGGCGGATGCGCGTGCCAAGGTGGTGGAAATCGACCTCCGGGCGCACGGAATAACCGAGGTGGGGAGACGCCAGCGCTCGGGGTTGGGACTCCCGGTAGTACCGGCCCCGTCGGAGCTCTTCTTCCGGGGACAGCGGATGGAGGTGGCCCGCTATCCGAATGAGGGCTGGTTGCGGATCGTCGAAGTGCCGCAGCACGGGCCCCGCCTCATCTATGAGGGCGTGGCGCACACGCCCAAGGATGGACTGCCTCGTGGCCGCCACTACGGCCGCTTCGTCTACCCAGGGAACCGTCCCTCCCGCTGGCACCAGCCGCAGGAGATTTGGATGCACGGCTTCTGGTCCTGGGACTGGGCCGATGCCTACTTTCCCATAGGCCACATCGATACGGTGCTCCATGAGATTTACCCGAGCGAACCCCACTACCACTACGGCTACACCAAAGAGCAGCCCTTCTATTTCCTCAGTGTCCTGGAAGAGCTTGACACACCTGGCGAGTACTACATTGACGCAGATAGGGGGGTGCTCTACTTCTGGCCGCCGGATGAACTTCGCCCGGGAGACCTATGGGTCTCCACGCTCGCCGAGGAGATGGTACGCTTAAACGGGACGGCGTTTGTGTCACTGGAAGGGCTTGTTTTCGAGTGTACCCGGGGCGAGGCGGTGCGCATCGAGGGTGGGCACGATAACCTCGTAGCCGGCTGCGTGATGCGCAACATCGGCACCACCGCAGTGGTCATCTCCGGT belongs to candidate division KSB1 bacterium and includes:
- a CDS encoding right-handed parallel beta-helix repeat-containing protein, translated to MRRGFCRLVWFVWGMLMVGCHERVSQPLALYVSPEGNDSWSGRRAQASRAGDDGPFATLERAREEVRTLRQGGKAPAGGVTIFLRGGDYCLTKTFELTAKDSGCATGRVVWRSYPGDTARLVGGRNLREWRPVQDSQVAACLGADARAKVVEIDLRAHGITEVGRRQRSGLGLPVVPAPSELFFRGQRMEVARYPNEGWLRIVEVPQHGPRLIYEGVAHTPKDGLPRGRHYGRFVYPGNRPSRWHQPQEIWMHGFWSWDWADAYFPIGHIDTVLHEIYPSEPHYHYGYTKEQPFYFLSVLEELDTPGEYYIDADRGVLYFWPPDELRPGDLWVSTLAEEMVRLNGTAFVSLEGLVFECTRGEAVRIEGGHDNLVAGCVMRNIGTTAVVISGGARHGVQSCDIHDTGDGGIYLTGGDRMALVPANHFATNNHIYRFSRINLTYRPAVKVEGVGNVVSHNLIHDAPHEAIYFSGNEHLIEYNEIFDVVKETGDAGAIYSGRDYTWRGTVVRYNFIHHLLGPGLFGVMG